Below is a window of Arabidopsis thaliana chromosome 2, partial sequence DNA.
ttttttcattaattgattttgaaattaaaaatctttctagaagaaatttttatttttaaaaagtttgacTCCAGAATTTAACTTTAAATCTAAATGAACActttatgaagaagaaaaccaataGTCAActaatgaatatttttattttatttatacttttgtgtgaaaattatcaaaagaaaatttattgtGAAATGAGGTGAAATGAGGGAATAATATGcaactatttatttttcatttaaataaaaagaaacatttgcATGGGTTAAAAATATCATAGTTTTTACCCCAGTGTAGTACAAAAAAGGACTGTTTATTTGGCATCTAATTTCAACATCATATAATTTACCATGGGTTTAACCTATTTCTTGTTTTACCACAATCGTGTAATGGAACCCATCTTTCACTAACGggcaaaaaaaagagtcaaagtGAAAAgcagaaagtaaaaaaaaaaagataaaaaagatttaacCATGGTTAGGTTTGTATCTGGTCAAGCATGGTTTCTGATTTTTCGagtaaaaaatcaaaaatttgttGGTACATGTCAAATTATCGCGGCTCGTGATACGATAAATtgctaattttattattattagtgaagcaacaaatgaaacaaacaagttagttgcagttttttttaatcaaacaaaaaaacaaaatttatttatcttgaaaacaatttattatatattatttatattaaaaaaatgaaaaataaaaagagttataaagtttgtgtttgagaTAATCTCTCtggtttgtttggttcttgtttCTGTATACATCATTactaaagagaaaaacaagatgtttatttattaCGATGGTCTTGTCCGTACCTGATTATAgcatctctctctatctctctcttcttcttctacgaTCTGATCAGCCATTAAAGCTTTTTCCCCCTTCACTATTATACCTCTTTTGaagtgaaacaaaatcataaaagtcGAAACTTTACTGTTTCCTCTGCAAATTTAAActctaatctctctctctctctctatctctttcacTTCGCTTTCTCTATTTCCCCTGAAACCgttcttgtctctctctctctctctctctctcttcttctctgctcaAGACAAGAACTTGATGTTCATGTCTTGAAACTTAACAAAGTATTGATCTTTCCTTTTAAGTAAAGAATTTGGGGGTTACACAACTTCGTCTAGATGGAGCAAGAGAAAAGCTTGGATCCACAACTATGGCATGCTTGTGCAGGATCAATGGTTCAAATCCCTTCACTGAATTCAACGGTTTTTTACTTCGCTCAAGGCCACACAGAGCACGCTCACGCGCCTCCTGATTTTCACGCGCCGCGCGTTCCACCTCTTATCCTCTGTCGTGTCGTCTCCGTGAAGTTCCTCGCCGACGCTGAAACAGACGAAGTTTTTGCTAAAATTACGCTTTTGCCACTTCCGGGAAACGACTTGGATCTAgaaaacgacgccgttttgGGTCTAACTCCTCCTTCTTCTGACGGTAACGGTAACGGTAAAGAGAAACCGGCGTCTTTCGCTAAAACGTTAACGCAGTCTGACGCTAATAACGGCGGTGGTTTCTCCGTTCCACGTTATTGCGCCGAGACGATTTTCCCGCGGCTTGATTACTCGGCGGAGCCACCGGTTCAAACCGTGATTGCTAAAGACATCCACGGCGAGACTTGGAAATTCCGGCATATTTACAGAGGAACACCTCGCCGTCATCTCCTAACCACCGGTTGGAGCACTTTCGTTAACCAGAAGAAACTAATCGCCGGAGACTCAATCGTCTTCCTCCGTTCTGAATCCGGTGACCTCTGCGTCGGAATCCGCCGCGCTAAACGCGGCGGTCTCGGATCTAACGCAGGATCCGACAATCCTTACCCTGGATTCTCCGGTTTCCTCCGTGACGACGagtcaacaacaacaacatcgaAGCTAATGATGATGAAACGCAACGGAAACAACGACGGAAACGCCGCGGCTACAGGGAGGGTTAGAGTAGAAGCAGTAGCGGAAGCGGTGGCGCGTGCAGCGTGTGGACAAGCGTTTGAGGTTGTTTATTATCCACGCGCTAGTACACCGGAGTTTTGCGTAAAAGCAGCTGATGTTAGATCAGCAATGAGGATAAGATGGTGTAGTGGTATGCGTTTTAAAATGGCGtttgaaacagaggattctTCTAGAATCAGTTGGTTTATGGGTACTGTCTCCGCCGTTCAAGTCGCTGATCCAATTCGTTGGCCTAATTCACCATGGCGTCTCCTTCAGGTTAGTTAGTTACTCAAAGTCTCTTCCTTTTAACAGAAtccatgtttgtttgttaatgttACGGTTATATTGGTTGTTATAGGTAGCTTGGGACGAACCGGATTTGTTACAAAACGTTAAGCGGGTTAGTCCGTGGTTAGTCGAATTGGTATCGAACATGCCTACAATACATTTATCTCCATTCTctccgaggaagaagattagGATTCCGCAGCCATTTGAGTTTCCATTCCACGGTACTAAATTCCCGATTTTCTCCCCGGGATTCGCCAACAATGGCGGTGGCGAGTCCATGTGTTATCTGTCAAACGACAACAATAATGCTCCTGCAGGAATACAGGGAGCCAGGCAAGCTCAACAACTCTTCGGATCACCATCTCCGTCTTTGTTGTCTGATCTCAATCTTAGTAGTTACACCGGTAACAACAAGTTACATTCTCCGGCGATGTTTCTATCGAGTTTCAACCCGAGGCATCATCATTATCAGGCTAGGGATAGTGAGAATAGTAATAACATTTCGTGTTCTTTAACTATGGGGAATCCTGCTATGGTTCAGGATAAGAAGAAGTCTGTTGGTTCGGTTAAGACTCATCAGTTCGTGTTGTTCGGTCAACCGATTTTAACCGAACAGCAAGTTATGAACCGAAAACGGTTTTTGGAAGAAGAGGCGGAagcggaggaggagaaagGTTTAGTGGCTCGTGGGTTAACATGGAATTATAGTTTGCAAGGACTTGAGACGGGTCATTGTAAAGTTTTCATGGAATCTGAGGATGTTGGACGCACACTCGATCTCTCGGTTATTGGCTCGTACCAAGAATTGTACCGGAAATTGGCTGAGATGTTTCATATAGAAGAGAGGTCGGATTTGTTGACTCATGTTGTGTACCGGGATGCAAATGGTGTTATCAAACGTATTGGAGACGAACCTTTCAGgtaaaaatctcaaaagaatTCTTTCAATTAACCGTTTGTTTGCGATTATCGTCATTTGATTGATTAACCGGTTTAAAAATGCAGTGATTTCATGAAAGCAACTAAACggctaacaatcaagatggATATTGGTGGCGACAACGTGAGAAAGTAAGTCTATCTCAAGCTCACATTTCGGGTTTGATTATATACCGATTGGAATACCGAGTTTAGTTTGCTTTTTTCGGGTTTGCATAGGACGTGGATAACCGGAATCAGGACTGGTGAAAATGGTATAGACGCTTCTACGAAGACTGGTCCGCTCAGCATCTTCGCTTGAACTTGAAGCATATTGAGGAATAAGCAGTGGCCTTTGTTTTGAACCTAATTTTATTTCTGTctttaattctcttttttccctattttaaatcctttttttgCTGGTCTTTTGTGTGTAACAAACCATTCCCAAGTGTTACCAAAAGTACTCTAATTggtatttgaatttatttgttttggttgcaaGTTGTATATGATAATCAAAGAACCTGCCATATCACTTGGTAATACCTAGCAAAAGctaaatttgaagaagagactATTATGAGTAAAATGTGTGTATTATGGTTCACTTCTACGaatagtatataaaaattgCTTACATATAATTTCACATTTTGGGTGTTGAACTATGAACTAAGTAACAAAAAGCCTATATCATTCAATTCTCTTTAATGGAAACAAATTTTCctattaaatttgtttttgtagcttGTTAGCTAACTTTTTTGTAAGATAAAAGTGGAAATTATTTTGTCTTGTTagctaacttttttttttgtgctagCTACTGTTAGCTAAATTATTGTTTCAAAAGCTTCCCTAAACTGttggttatttttatattattgttttacatATTTCTTGTAAGAGAATATTCACCAATAAATTTCACTCACCGATACTTTAATGGAATTTTCctgcaagaaaataaataaatattaattgtcCATCGGATCTACATGAATTTCATAATTTGGTCTCCTCCTTCACTGCCTCCATATTTAATTAGTTCAATCAATAGCAGAGGAAGATctattaaatatttggtttaagaTACCTTCATTTGTACTTAAAGTTAGTTGCTTTGAAAATTAACCACATACTATTTTATTCACACACACGTACGTTTATACA
It encodes the following:
- the ARF10 gene encoding auxin response factor 10; the encoded protein is MEQEKSLDPQLWHACAGSMVQIPSLNSTVFYFAQGHTEHAHAPPDFHAPRVPPLILCRVVSVKFLADAETDEVFAKITLLPLPGNDLDLENDAVLGLTPPSSDGNGNGKEKPASFAKTLTQSDANNGGGFSVPRYCAETIFPRLDYSAEPPVQTVIAKDIHGETWKFRHIYRGTPRRHLLTTGWSTFVNQKKLIAGDSIVFLRSESGDLCVGIRRAKRGGLGSNAGSDNPYPGFSGFLRDDESTTTTSKLMMMKRNGNNDGNAAATGRVRVEAVAEAVARAACGQAFEVVYYPRASTPEFCVKAADVRSAMRIRWCSGMRFKMAFETEDSSRISWFMGTVSAVQVADPIRWPNSPWRLLQVAWDEPDLLQNVKRVSPWLVELVSNMPTIHLSPFSPRKKIRIPQPFEFPFHGTKFPIFSPGFANNGGGESMCYLSNDNNNAPAGIQGARQAQQLFGSPSPSLLSDLNLSSYTGNNKLHSPAMFLSSFNPRHHHYQARDSENSNNISCSLTMGNPAMVQDKKKSVGSVKTHQFVLFGQPILTEQQVMNRKRFLEEEAEAEEEKGLVARGLTWNYSLQGLETGHCKVFMESEDVGRTLDLSVIGSYQELYRKLAEMFHIEERSDLLTHVVYRDANGVIKRIGDEPFSDFMKATKRLTIKMDIGGDNVRK
- the ARF10 gene encoding auxin response factor 10 (auxin response factor 10 (ARF10); FUNCTIONS IN: sequence-specific DNA binding transcription factor activity, miRNA binding; INVOLVED IN: in 13 processes; LOCATED IN: nucleus; EXPRESSED IN: 25 plant structures; EXPRESSED DURING: 15 growth stages; CONTAINS InterPro DOMAIN/s: Aux/IAA-ARF-dimerisation (InterPro:IPR011525), Transcriptional factor B3 (InterPro:IPR003340), AUX/IAA protein (InterPro:IPR003311), Auxin response factor (InterPro:IPR010525); BEST Arabidopsis thaliana protein match is: auxin response factor 16 (TAIR:AT4G30080.1); Has 1499 Blast hits to 1393 proteins in 79 species: Archae - 0; Bacteria - 4; Metazoa - 43; Fungi - 0; Plants - 1444; Viruses - 0; Other Eukaryotes - 8 (source: NCBI BLink).), which gives rise to MEQEKSLDPQLWHACAGSMVQIPSLNSTVFYFAQGHTEHAHAPPDFHAPRVPPLILCRVVSVKFLADAETDEVFAKITLLPLPGNDLDLENDAVLGLTPPSSDGNGNGKEKPASFAKTLTQSDANNGGGFSVPRYCAETIFPRLDYSAEPPVQTVIAKDIHGETWKFRHIYRGTPRRHLLTTGWSTFVNQKKLIAGDSIVFLRSESGDLCVGIRRAKRGGLGSNAGSDNPYPGFSGFLRDDESTTTTSKLMMMKRNGNNDGNAAATGRVRVEAVAEAVARAACGQAFEVVYYPRASTPEFCVKAADVRSAMRIRWCSGMRFKMAFETEDSSRISWFMGTVSAVQVADPIRWPNSPWRLLQVAWDEPDLLQNVKRVSPWLVELVSNMPTIHLSPFSPRKKIRIPQPFEFPFHGTKFPIFSPGFANNGGGESMCYLSNDNNNAPAGIQGARQAQQLFGSPSPSLLSDLNLSSYTGNNKLHSPAMFLSSFNPRHHHYQARDSENSNNISCSLTMGNPAMVQDKKKSVGSVKTHQFVLFGQPILTEQQVMNRKRFLEEEAEAEEEKGLVARGLTWNYSLQGLETGHCKVFMESEDVGRTLDLSVIGSYQELYRKLAEMFHIEERSDLLTHVVYRDANGVIKRIGDEPFSDFMKATKRLTIKMDIGGDNVRKTWITGIRTGENGIDASTKTGPLSIFA